The following nucleotide sequence is from Thermostaphylospora chromogena.
CGACTAGGGCTGCCGGATCCGCGCACGGCAACGTAGGCTCGAACTTGTGCATCCAGAGCTCCACACTCTGCGTGAATTGCGCCAGAGCGGTCACATATACCGCACGGTGAAGGCCGAGATCCGCGAGAACCTGCTGGCCCGGCTCCGCGCCGGCGAACCCAGGTTCCCCGGCATCGTCGGCTTCGACGACACCGTGCTCCCGCACCTGGAGCGCGCACTGCTGGCCGGCCACGACATCGTGCTGCTGGGCGAGCGCGGCCAGGGCAAGACGCGGCTGATCCGCACGATCACGAACCTGCTCGACGAGTGGACCCCGATCGTCGCGGGCTGTGAGATCAACGATCATCCTTATGCTCCCGCGTGCGTGCGCTGCCGCCGCCTGGCCGAGGAGCACGGCGACGACCTGCCCATCGCGTGGAAGCACCGCGACGAACGCTACGGCGAGAAGCTCGCCACCCCGGACACCTCCGTCGGCGACCTCATCGGCGACGTCGACCCCATCAAGATCGCTGAAGGCCGTACCCTCGGCGACCCCGAGACCGTGCACTACGGCCTCGTCCCGCGCACCAACCGCGGCGTCTTCTCCGTCAACGAACTGCCCGACCTCGCCGAGCGCATCCAGGTCGCGCTGCTCAACGTGCTGGAGGAGCGCGACATCCAGGTCCGCGGCTACAACCTGCGGCTGCCGCTGGACATCCTGCTCATCGCCAGCGCCAACCCCGAGGACTACACCAACCGCGGCCGGATCATCACCCCGCTCAAGGACCGCTTCGGAGCCGAGATCCGCACCCACTACCCGCTCGACCTCGACGCCGAGCTGGAACTGATCCGCCAGGAGGCCACGCTCGACTGGGCCGAGCTCGGCGCCGACCTCCCCGACCACCTCATCCAGGTGATCGCCAGGTTCACCCGGCTGGTTCGCGAGTCCACCGCGGTCGACTCCCGCTCCGGCGTCTCCGCCCGGTTCGCCATCGCCGCCGCCGAGACCGCCGCCGCCTCCGCCGTACGGCGGGCCGCGCTGACCGGCGAGGAACGCGCCGTCACCCGGGTGTGCGA
It contains:
- a CDS encoding sigma 54-interacting transcriptional regulator, translating into MHPELHTLRELRQSGHIYRTVKAEIRENLLARLRAGEPRFPGIVGFDDTVLPHLERALLAGHDIVLLGERGQGKTRLIRTITNLLDEWTPIVAGCEINDHPYAPACVRCRRLAEEHGDDLPIAWKHRDERYGEKLATPDTSVGDLIGDVDPIKIAEGRTLGDPETVHYGLVPRTNRGVFSVNELPDLAERIQVALLNVLEERDIQVRGYNLRLPLDILLIASANPEDYTNRGRIITPLKDRFGAEIRTHYPLDLDAELELIRQEATLDWAELGADLPDHLIQVIARFTRLVRESTAVDSRSGVSARFAIAAAETAAASAVRRAALTGEERAVTRVCDLPNVVHTLRGKVEFEVSEEGRETEILAHLLRRATADTFRSTLGGLDLSAILDKFDEGAQVESGELVPAAELLRRIGPVDGLSKIMSALGMGAGEESPGHAAAALEFTLEGLYLLRRLSKDDIEGTSVYRT